Part of the Xiphophorus maculatus strain JP 163 A chromosome 3, X_maculatus-5.0-male, whole genome shotgun sequence genome, AAATATCACACTCTTAGTATTAGTTGTGCTGTTCTTATTAATACAGCTTCCCCAAGCTTCCCTTAAAATCAATGAAATAGGGGATTTCAAGTTGGTTGTTTTGGTGTAGCATGAAattcagtcatattcaataaattagaccAGTTTtgataagttaatttattttagggtTAGTAAACGTCGTAAACAAATGGTATCATAAAGACAAAGGAACATGGCAAAAGTTTAAAGCAgtgttaggttataaaacaatctCTCAACTTTTGAACATCCCACAAAGCACAGTTCAATCCCTTGTCTGAAATTGGAAAGTGTATTACATGACTGCAGACTTAACAAGAAATGGCCACGCCATCTCAGCTGCAGTTTCCCTGAggagacaaacattttcatttatcagtTTATGTTATCTTTCCACAGATCCCCTTGCAGCATGAGCCACGTATGTGGCAGGTcttcatcagaaaaaaattacttctaCAACAATCAGTCAAAAGCAACAGATAAAAAGTGTTGTTGTGTCACCGCACTGACTGGGGACTCAAAATATTCGAACCATGACAGAGACAAGCGGCACAAAAAAAAACGCCTTAGGACCCGCAAGGAGAGAGGTCAGAGGAGGGCTGACAGGAGAGACACCTCAAAAAACAAGTCACACCACCATCACTGTTTTTCCCAAAGCAAGACAAAATTGACATTTTACCCAAACAATCACCACAGTTGTCATTTACACACAaggaaaaatgcacaaattttAAGCATTGTTCCTGTTACACAGGAGCCGAGTATCATCACAGCAAGCCGCCTCTTAGGACATCATGGTCTCTTCAACCATGAGGTGAAGTCCATCAGTATTGAACGTGTGCTAAGTGAGCAGAGCAAACTTgaacaaaatgaggaaaaaacaaatgaggAGAACAATAACACCCCCTATTTATCATCATCACCTCATAATCCCATTCTGCTCTCCAGTTATGGTTTGCTGGTTGCTGACGCTGATGTACCagttaaaaagaaaccaaagacTGCTACAAAGACCCATGATGACTCCCAAGATATTGAAATGAAGAACCTGCAGTTCAGCAATCCAGGGGCAGATATCACATCCAGTCAGAGGCTTCAGCAACAACTTCCCGCTTCTTGTGAAAGATTTAAAAGCACCAACCAATCTAAAAACCGCTTCCAGACAACAAAGACCAAACACACAGACAGTTGTATGTCTGGAATGGACAAATCCTTACAACCAAAGCCTCTTGATACTAGAGATAAAATTAAGACCATGAACAAGACAATAAATGAAGACCAGGACTCTTCATCTCAAACAGATTGTTTAGTATCAAGTCCACAACATGTTACCTCACTCTCTGCTGACAGCTTTGACCAACAGAACTTACACCAAGATCCAGACCACGTATGGAAGACCACACATGAAGTGGCAGAACTTTTGAGTGAATGGCTGGATCTTCCAGTTCCAAACAGGAGAAACTTATCGTCAGAAACCAGGGAGGTGTTACTAAAAGCTCTGCAAGAGAGACATGGGCCCCACCTACAATCAAATCTCCAGGAGATGCATCAATTGCTTAGATTTTATAAAGATCCTTCACAGGCCTCAATTGAGCAAGAACACATGATGGGGGACAACACGCTTTGTCCTACAGGTAAAAAGAATTaacatttacttaattttttgtttatcatttaactttctaaaaaaaatagtagTTCATAGTTTGACCCTTTAATTCTGATCACGTCATCAGTTTGGATggctttttaaaacagaaatatttggtcATCTTACTCTTCATGTTCATACTATGGCAATCTTTGGCCTTGAACAGTATCGTTACATAATGATATGCTCTGTAGTGAGCAATCATTAAAAATATCCTAAACCTTTTCATGGAAacacatcaatcaatcaaggaagtaaaaaatatatctttttcaaaggttttcttaattatttttaaattaggttTTAAATAGCCTACTATTTTGAAAGTAGGTTATTTAAAAGGGATTTGTTTTGGGGCAAATGTagttgaagaaaatattaatccagtttttggttttatttatgaCAGCTTCAAATGGTGTAGATGCTTCAACCAGggttgaaaattatttcatgtcATGAGTTGTAGCTTAGCAACAGACACAATACATGTGCATAGTCACAGTTTGTCTTATAAAGCAGTAGTATATACTTCTTGGATTTATAGCAGTTATTGAGTTTTGCTTCCCTCTTTCAGATGCATCTGTGAAAACCACAGGAAGTGAACATTTATGCTGGACATCCAGTCCTCAGACACGCAACAATCTACAACAGGTATAGATCTTAAAGCTACAGTCCttatcattacaaacacagaggTACAGCTCAATATTTATTATTGCTTCAGATTTATATATGTCAGACTGCATAACAAAGCAAAAACGTAGGATtgagagaacaaaacaaagtgggTATTTTCATCTTTAGACTTTTTCATACAAAacttcattttaactttttttattgctatatttctttaaatgtgttttaatattaaacactatattctctgttatttttttattaagattgcTGAAGAGTTGGCAAACCCTGTGGACACCTTCGTCAAACCCTTGGATGGAACCTTTAAACCTGGTTTCTCTCCCTTTCTTCACATGGACTTTGAGCCTTCTGGAACCTCAGTGAGTTACTTGTTTGCTCACTCTCCCATATCATACCAAGTAGACAATGTCTCAGGGCCTGAACTCTGGGAAACCAACAAATGTA contains:
- the LOC102229739 gene encoding uncharacterized protein LOC102229739 isoform X1, with product MSHVCGRSSSEKNYFYNNQSKATDKKCCCVTALTGDSKYSNHDRDKRHKKKRLRTRKERGQRRADRRDTSKNKSHHHHCFSQSKTKLTFYPNNHHSCHLHTRKNAQILSIVPVTQEPSIITASRLLGHHGLFNHEVKSISIERVLSEQSKLEQNEEKTNEENNNTPYLSSSPHNPILLSSYGLLVADADVPVKKKPKTATKTHDDSQDIEMKNLQFSNPGADITSSQRLQQQLPASCERFKSTNQSKNRFQTTKTKHTDSCMSGMDKSLQPKPLDTRDKIKTMNKTINEDQDSSSQTDCLVSSPQHVTSLSADSFDQQNLHQDPDHVWKTTHEVAELLSEWLDLPVPNRRNLSSETREVLLKALQERHGPHLQSNLQEMHQLLRFYKDPSQASIEQEHMMGDNTLCPTDASVKTTGSEHLCWTSSPQTRNNLQQIAEELANPVDTFVKPLDGTFKPGFSPFLHMDFEPSGTSVSYLFAHSPISYQVDNVSGPELWETNKCKTQESDLLDSFQNKFVNQTRNLRERLSAQQPHHSNVQPFFSHQVRHSAHLHGFPQEQNPSKTDRFYFAPFFPSKSHSQPQSNHLQAFGQFSPVHQNFRPDPTDMMHYPPSHMLERNLAPTSSFLPSPAHWSFPPMRLY
- the LOC102229739 gene encoding uncharacterized protein LOC102229739 isoform X2, with the translated sequence MTETSGTKKNALGPARREEPSIITASRLLGHHGLFNHEVKSISIERVLSEQSKLEQNEEKTNEENNNTPYLSSSPHNPILLSSYGLLVADADVPVKKKPKTATKTHDDSQDIEMKNLQFSNPGADITSSQRLQQQLPASCERFKSTNQSKNRFQTTKTKHTDSCMSGMDKSLQPKPLDTRDKIKTMNKTINEDQDSSSQTDCLVSSPQHVTSLSADSFDQQNLHQDPDHVWKTTHEVAELLSEWLDLPVPNRRNLSSETREVLLKALQERHGPHLQSNLQEMHQLLRFYKDPSQASIEQEHMMGDNTLCPTDASVKTTGSEHLCWTSSPQTRNNLQQIAEELANPVDTFVKPLDGTFKPGFSPFLHMDFEPSGTSVSYLFAHSPISYQVDNVSGPELWETNKCKTQESDLLDSFQNKFVNQTRNLRERLSAQQPHHSNVQPFFSHQVRHSAHLHGFPQEQNPSKTDRFYFAPFFPSKSHSQPQSNHLQAFGQFSPVHQNFRPDPTDMMHYPPSHMLERNLAPTSSFLPSPAHWSFPPMRLY